GTCGTTCCGTCAACTGATCCTCGATATGAAAGTGCGGTAAGTAAGACCTACGGAGAGCAGGTAAGTTCGGCCTCCAATGGACGCGGCATTGGCTGCATTGGATCAAGGAGGGGTAACAACGGTGTGAAGTGGACCAAGCTCTCCTCCCGCAAGCTCACAGAAAACCAGATGCGGTTGCAACGGTTCGCCTTGGCATACGACTCATTTAACTTTCTGCGGCGGTTGGCGTTGTCACGGAAAGTCCAAAATTGGTCGCTGACGACTTTGTGGCGAAGCTCGTGGAGAAGGGACTATTTGGGGGCTGCCTGAAAAAAAATCAGACGAAAAGAATCGGCGAATTTCTATTCTGTTAACGCATATCTAGTTGTTGCCGTACTGATTTAGCGGCGTTCAATAAAATTTTCGAGGAACTTTAGCTTGCAAAGGAAAGGTAAAAATCATGAAGCTCCAGGCACTGACTCTTGGCATCACTTTGGTGTGTTGTACTCCACCGCTTTTTGCAGAAATTGTTGCGGATTCTGTCGTGGACCGGTCGACCAGCGGTATATAGGGCAAAATGGGTGGACTTACGGTTGTAACGAACCGCCAACGGAAAATAACGGGAAAACTGTTGCCTCTGATGCTGTTTACAATACCGACGATTTTCAAGCCTTTGGAGACCCTGACTGGCGTTGGAGAGGCAACGCCTGGGGAAACATAACCTGAGTATCTTTGCCCGAAACCATCGTCGATAAGAATGCTGGTATTCCGAAGGGAAGTGGCAACAGGAGGCACCTCTTGCAGTATGCAATGCGTCGTTGGGAATCCAACGTGAGCGGTAATGCTACGATCACTTACAGTCACTCCAAGCGGAACACAGCCTGCGCAACGGTACAACGGTGATCCTTTATCACAATGTCTAAATCGACGATTTTAGGAAGATTGAAAACCCGCTAGACCTAGCATACAAGGCTCAAAATCGGGTTTTCAAAACAGGGGGGCAAAACGACCGTTTCAGGTACCGTTTGAGGGTGCGGTACCTGGAGACCCTACAGACGATTTGCTGGACAAGATTCCGCCAAGATGATGCACTAAGATGCGTTGGAGGCACACTTCGCCCTCGCCCGCCTTCTTCGCCAACACAAACCGATTCCACCTAGCACGGCCCAAACGGCTAGCGAGCCGGGCTCTGGCACACTGGCGGGAGAGGAAAGACTTGCGACTCGAAAACCGACGCTGAGGTTCTCGAACGCCGGGAAGTCGCCGCTCCGGATCGACGACGACAAGAAGTCGGAGAAGTCGTAACCCCAGAAGCCGCCGCGGAGCCCGCGATACGACGAATCTATGATTGCTTCGTTCCACTCCCAGACGTTGCCCGCCTGGTCATACGTTCCGTACGGACTCAGCGCACTGGTATACGCACCGACTGCGGTCGTATTCCCGAAGACGTTATTGTAGTTAGCTGAGTTGGTTCCGCCCGCAGGTGCC
This genomic stretch from Pirellulaceae bacterium harbors:
- a CDS encoding SUMF1/EgtB/PvdO family nonheme iron enzyme; the protein is ITDEGITNNSISRNPGATWFLPSEDEWYKAAYYDPTLNSNAGGYFDYATSSDDLPTAEAPAGGTNSANYNNVFGNTTAVGAYTSALSPYGTYDQAGNVWEWNEAIIDSSYRGLRGGFWGYDFSDFLSSSIRSGDFPAFENLSVGFRVASLSSPASVPEPGSLAVWAVLGGIGLCWRRRRARAKCASNAS